The Musa acuminata AAA Group cultivar baxijiao chromosome BXJ2-2, Cavendish_Baxijiao_AAA, whole genome shotgun sequence genome contains the following window.
ATCCCTAGACTTGAAAAATTCATATTGAAATCCTTATAATTATGAGAGTAAAACATTTAACCTCATTTACCCTAACGTCGTCGACTTTACCAATAGAAGATACAGCACGTGATAGCACGTATATAAATGACGCTGCACCACTCTGCCTCATCTaccacctcttcctcctctaaCGTCGACACAGATGCAGAACAGCAccggaggagaaagaggaggtagAATGGCGGGACACCGATGCAGATGTctcacctccctcctcttcctcctccaacgtcGACGCAGATGCCTCAccactctgcctcctcttcctcctcctcgtcgatgTTTGGATCGACATCGGCAAGGCCAACCATCACATCGTTGTCACCGACCACCACCACAATAGCCACCCACGATGCCACTGTCCGCTACCACcattgaaattacctttttgACTATCGTTTTCATGTCATTCATGATCTTCCGTCAGTAAAATCGACGATGTTAAGGTAAATagggttaaatgtttcactttcatagctataaagatttcaatataattttttaaagtctaCGGATCGAGATGTTAAAGAGGTCTAACTATaggggataatctataattagctcgcCACCACCGATGAAATTACTTTTTGATATATCAATTTTGTGCCATTGATGCACATGCTATTACGTGTTATATCTACCGACGACATTAGGATAAATAGGGTTAAATGTTTCGTTTTTATAACTATATGGAttttaatgtaaattttttaagtctaaaggCCGGAATGCTAGAGAGGTCTAACTACATAGAGTAATATATAATTCGCCCGTAGGTTTCTTTTGGGGTAAGGCATTTTCTGGATTAACAATTGTGGTTTATTTTTCAACTAATAAAATGTTTAAACTAATGTATTTTTCTCGTACAAGAGCCTCATCACAAATATATTTTGTGAACAACAAGACAAACTTCACCATTCATCTTTGTAGTTGTCTCACAAGATCAAACTCTATTTTTCGTAAAGGCATCAAcaaattctgaaaaaaaaaaagttttcaacATATTTTGAAAAGAAGGTTTTGCTTTTATTGTTTCAATTCTGAGCACAAGAGTTATTTGCTCATTGCTTTTATTCATAGCTTCTACTGCTCGGCATTATTACTTTCTAATATGATTTTCTAAAGAGCAAATCAGCATCTTGGATGTTTTTATAGAATCACAAATTTAGAAACTGGAATACTAAACCAAGGCAACAAAAAAATTGCCAAAACAATATCTGAATGATAATCGAAAGACCTTAAGATGGTAGTCATTTCCATATCAATGACTAGAAATCAAAAAATATGGGAGCATATATCCTGTAGTTACGATCTTTCATCACTTAAAGTCCCCTTTTAGTAGGCAAAGAATTTAGACTTAagatatcaaaatttcaattctTTATCAGTACAGGCTTTCTTCAGTCAATTTAATGAGAGAAGTAGGAAATAGTATCAGACATACTAACAATAAAGCCATCTCCTTCCTCTTACAAATATGGAATGAGCAGTCTAACACCTGCAGTTTCGAAgttacattcttgcttcttataATTCTGAAGAccacaaagggaaaaaaaaaatcttccttcatactTACTAGGTCTTTCTTAATTATTGACATAACTAGCATAAGAATGACAGATATGTTCCAAGAAATCACCTCAGATTTCTGTACCCTCTTTGAGATGACATGAAAATTTACATTGCCAAGAAATTGACTAACTCAAGATTTTTGTAATGATGTTAGACATACAACTTAAGCCTTAAGCAGGAATACCATTCATTTAAGTAGATGGTATATAGTTCCTCGAAGTTTTGATTGATTTACTGAGAGTGTAACCATCATACAAAAGGCCCAAAGCCCTTGCTCAAGAAATGCTATTCAATTAACCTGGTGTGCCGAATAACATCAATGTGCTTATACAGAGATCAATCTGATTCaaaatctggaacatgccaacccAATTCTTCTCTTATTCTGTTATTTCGTCCAATTTGTCCTAAGTCATAAATGAGTAAAATATGTGACTTTTGATGCCATTAATCCATAAGCAATGACATTTCCTTTACCAGTAACTCCATAATATCAAGCCCAAATTTTCCATCAATCTCTGCTTGTAAAAATTGAACTGATATACTCAAACAAGAATGTCAACCTGCTTCTGTTGTATACCATAAATTAGTGCAAATGGTGGGCTAGAGGAAGTATTACTTGATAATGGTGTACAATATGTGGAGATTATGGAATCAGCTAAACAATATAGTCATTTTGTTAGCAATCTTAATATCGTAATTGCAAGTAGGTTCTGcattaaaaagaaaagatctgCTAATAAGTCTGTCGGAACCCCTTTTGAGAAAAAAGTTCTTGAATTGTCTGGGTATTACATGAAAGAAACAAGTGATACATGCTAGCGAGTGTTCACAATATGTGAAAAGTCATGGGCTTAGTTGAATAATCTAGTTTGCGGACCAGCAAACTCAATCTTTCTGCTGcaaataaatttgcatcaaaagaatgatATGAAACTACATGTCAGGCTTCTTAATGAGAAAGatatgaaagaaaaatgagtACTCCTTAACAAGGTCAGTTGTATCGaaacataccgcccataccggacggtacataccggtccgacaggttatcggtacacggaccgtccgataccactacagtgctacagcagtatactgtagcactgctacagtgcaaaaataaaaaaatatttgatacaCCAggacataccgctcggtataccggtatcgtaccgtaccgagcccgggtcgaaacgccggtatgaTACGGTACAGCGAACCTTACTCCTTAATAAGTAATGTGTGTCGATAATTATAAAAAGAGATATATAATGTTACATAAATAAAACTTACATGTGCAGAAGGATTATGAGATGAAGCAATGGATGTTACTAGCAAGGCTAAAACAGGTGGTACTCGAATGATTCAAGACAGAGGATACCTGGCCAATTTTGGAGAGAACGTCTCCTTCCACCTCCTTGAGCTTGACTTTGTGCTACCCTTCCTGCAAAAGCCTGACGGAGATGGGAAGCCCCATATCGAACGAGACCTATGAAATCAATTTTAACAATGGTTTCACCAAATTAAATGCTTAAAATTAAGCTGAATACTGCTTGTCTTCATCTATGTTTTCTCAAGGTTTCAAACATCCATTCGTACATCCAGATTCTAATAGTAACTCATATCATTCTTCTCTTGTCGAATGAAGTCAATTACTGACATTATAATGaagtaaagattcaaaaattcaaaTGAGTGTTATTAAATACTTCGGTGTTGCTTGAAAGAACATGAAACGTAGATTGATAAATGACTGCCGACATCCTTCGATTAGATTGATCGGATGCTCATCACGAAAGACGAAGAGGATGAGCTCCACCACAGGATGTGGACAAGCAAACATCATTGTCACATGGCTCCGTCCTCGCCTTGTCCTCTCAGCGTCGTAAGTCGAAAATCAAACGGAAAGGACACAGGAAAGAAGGATACGTTACAGTGCTACAGCCACTGACGCACGCTTCTGCCGCCACCTGTAGCGGAAGCCAGAAGAGCACGTTGTTCTCGACAACCGCCCAACCACTGCCTGGCGAAGTGCCCCTCTCCATCTCCCCTACTTTCTCCTCCCCTTTCGCTTGCTCCTTCCTCTCCTCCGAGGCCTTCTTCCCTACAGACACAGTGGTGTGAGATAGATtaataaggagagagagagagagaggatggcggATTGGGGGCCGGTGGTGATAGCCGTGGTGCTGTTCGTGCTGCTGTCGCCGGGGCTGCTGTTCCAGATACCAGGGAAGAGCGGGAGGGTGGTGGAGTTCGGCAACTTCCACACCAGCGGCATCTCCATACTCGTCCACGCCATCATCTATTTCGCCCTCATCACCATCTTCCTCATCGCCATCGGCGTCCACATCTACACCGGCTAAAGCAACGATTTTTAACCTATATATGTGTAATATGTTGGATCAGACCAGTGAGTTTATTTATGCTTCCATGTTTAATCTGACATCGTCTCAGAAGTTTATTTCTCAGCTATTGTGAGATATTATTTGGCTTTGGCGTGTATATATTAGCCTGCTTATCTCTTACCACCATATCCAGTATAGATTCTTATCTCGGCCATGCTATGGTCTTTCTTCGTCGAGGCATTTCTTACCAAAAAGGATGCAAATAACACAGATCTATCATTCCAACGAGAAGGAATAAAAGTGTTGCGGACATTTCTcgaagaatttttcttttttctaagaaGAAATAGGAAAATAGAACTTAGTATCCGATGCTAGCAATGTcagaagaacaaaatttgagctatTAATTACGTCAGTTTAGCAAATACTTGGAATAAAGAGCTCTACCTCAAGGAAAAGAGAAGTAGACTCGTCGATTCCTCTCGTCATCGTAGCAGCTCGCGTGCGTTCTGAAACAAGAAAAGAGACGGATGATAAGCCAGCAAACGAGCTGCAATTAGAAGCAGCCTCCCCCGGTAGCCAAGACGACAACAGTGCGGTATCATATGATCCCTCAAAGATCACTTTGTTGTCATTAAGTGTTGGAAAGATTGACAAGCCATTGTAAAAACTCGAAGAAATCAAAGAGTTGTGACTTGGCTTCATCTACATCAACAAAGCATATTTGGATGGATCGATCGGACAAAGGGATAAGAATGAGTTCGGTACCTCAGTTGATAGTCATTGTGATCGGGCCATGGCGTGGAAGTCTTGCACTCTTGGCATGACCATGCTGGAGGTTGCATCCACATGGCGGTAGTGTCGGTTCATGTCACAAATAATCTTATATTTCCGACAAGCTGAGCTTGAGACATCGATCATGTCTCAGTCCTAAAGGTCGGATTCCGTTGACCATGACTATCAATCCACTAGCTGAAGTGGGATTGGAAGTCGATGCTTTGGGACAAAGAAAAACGACTTGACCCACTTCCATTAAGAAGACTAGACAATGTCTCCAAGGAACATTAAGGAAGAACAACAAGATTTATATTGGCGCTTGCCTACAATAACCAAGTGGCATGGTGATCGGTAGGAACAGCCTCATTTTTCTGATTCCTGCAAAAAATCTGAGAAGTATTAGAATCAGTTCGAAATAATCCAAACATTTGGGAGGCGAAGTGGAAGGCCTCATCATCGTAAAAAAGATTCAACCTTTACACATCAAAAGCAAATTCAATGGACATATATCTCTCGGTCATCAAGATTAAAAAGTGTAGCAAATAGCTCATAATTATCTTATCGGACTACAATAAATGGTGGAAACTTTTTCATGACAAAGAAACATGATACTAGAAGTCTCAAGACAACCTCCTGCAATATATCAAGCAATAAAGCAAATAAAAAGCAAGAgtggataaagttttggaatgatTCTCAGGTTATTCACTTGTCTTGGTGCGAAAGGATCATTGGTCTGTCCAAAATTAAAAAGATGTGGTCCTTCTCTTTACTGAATTATTCTACAGGAAACGGACATCAATCTTATCAGTTGGGGATCCTCACTTAAATCTTTGGGACCCAGGATAAATAAGATTCACCAATAATGAAGCAAAGTAGATGAATGATTAGCAGAAGATATCCTCATTAAAGCAATAATACTCAAAACTAAAGCAAAGTAGATGACTGATTAGCAGAAGATATCCTCGTTAAAGCAGTTATAATCAAAACTACCAAACGTATGGATACAGATGGTCACAATAATATCAGTATAGGTAGCACAACACATAAAAGTGAGACAAGCAAGTTGTAGTGCCTTCCAATCGCTTTCCAAGAACATAGAGCACTTGCTGTCACTCAGCAACCAATTCAACAGAGTTTGCAACATTATCGTGCAACAAAATCATGTACACTTCAGCTAAAATATGACTCCTCCATCTGCTATAGGAACTGCATATTCTTCTTCGGTAGTAGATATTTTACCCTTCCTTTTCTTTTGCACAATATATTTTAATCAGGAAAGATATGGTGTATCTGACTGTCCACCTTATCAGGAACTTTTTACAACACAGATGCTATTATAAATAGTGCTACAGAAGATACAAGCAACCAAGCGAAGAGCTTAGTTAGAATAccttcaaaaagaaagaaaaataagtgcTTAATCAGGAAATGGAGTCTGGCCGCAAGCGTAGAGTGTCCAAAGGTAAGTTCATATCCTTCTATAGAGCACCAAAGCCCTCAGTGCAATATGCTAATAAGATCATCCCTACTCCAACTACCCCAACTGCCTCGCTGGGTTACCTCGTGCAAGATCAGTCTGTCATGCCATCAACCAAGCCAAAGGCTTCTTCCTTGGTCAAAAAGGAAGGAATAGGCAACTCGGGTAGCTATAATGATGCAGCCAACAGTATAGATACCAACAGTGAGGTAGATAGGAAAGCTGCAAACTTCATTGCGTATGTTCAAGAACGATTCAAGCTCGAGCGAATTGATGAGGACTGGGGGAACTATTAGTAGGTGCAACAAAGAAGGTTCACTGCAACTGGATGTAGTTATCAGGTAGCTCATTCGACTTGTTTTACTACTGATGGTCCTACTAGAAGTAATAAGATGATGCTGTAAGCAGTAGTTGTGAGGGAAAACAATAGGCTCCGTTTACATTGTTACAGCTGAGTTGCCTGAAACAGAGTGAAATTTCATGTAACCTTATTGCATAATAACATCTTGTATATTTTGAGTAATCATTCTCTCCCACTGTGAATGATCATCATAGAAGGTAGGACTCAGATCTGGCTTCTGTCAGACTCTACCAGTATGTAAAATAACCTTCCTTCCGTTTCTTTAAGCCGCACAATAGTTGATAGATGGAAGGCAAAGGACATGCTCAATATACAAGCTGATTCTTGACAGACCATATACAGTGGTTATCAAAAGACAACTACACAAGATTGGGCAGAGTCTAGAGATAAGTATCCATTTTGTTCTGGTAGACCAAACAAAGAATTCCAACTTTTCCTAAGCATGCTAGATAAGTATCTAGAAGGTAGGACTCAGATCTGGCTTCTGTCAGACTCTACTAGTATGTAAAATaaccttccttccttttctttaagCCGCACAATAGTTGGTAGATGGAAGGCAAAGGACATGTTCAATATACAGGCTGATTCTTGACAGACCATATACAGTGGTTATCAAAAGACAACTACACAAGATTGGACAGAGTCTAGAGATAAGTATCCATTTTGTTCTGGTGGACCAAACAAAGAATTCCAACTTTTCCTAAGCATGCTTTGGCCACAGAATTGTGTTAAACTGTTTCTTGTCAAGATGGGTTGAGATGGATGACAAAAAGGAGCTCCAGGTTTTccaaaatttcataatttataccataaaaataaatttttgacAGTGGATGAGCAAATGTTGATTAAAAGAAAGCAATTGAACATAAACTTATATGTGTACATGTATCTTCACCTGAACATTATATATacaaacacaaaaaagaaaagaagtaacATTTTTAACATGAGCAGTATTTTtaaacttgaatatttttctccgCAATCGTGGAGACTAAAGTGTAAAAGAAAAACATAAGAAGCCCTCTCTTCCCTTAATTTTACTTGGCTAGGATCTTATCACCATCTTTAGGGGGTGGTATCAGGATGACAGCCTTGAATCTTCCATGAAAACTAATGATGAATACTTCCTATCTTGAAAGTCAATGCAGTGTTCGGCCTTCTCTTGTTttacatatcgattatataattcACATATAATAGCTAGGGCTCAGAAGCATTGGGGTCAAGAACTTCCTAGATTTCACAAAAAACAGGAGGTTAAAAAGAATCCTCTCTGCATCTACATActctaattaagaaaattttacgATAGTTCACAACCTTCTAAGAATCGAAACTGTAATATTATGTTACCACGAAGAAGGAAATGTCGCAAATGTTAAACCTCCCCTAGTATTCCTTTAATCCCTAATTAGCAACTGAGAACCTAATTTACCCCTGCCGAAAGAGAACAGCATCCTTGAAACCAGCAAGCTCTTCTAATTTTCTATCAAACCCTAAAAACAGAAGGATCTAACAAGTTATAATATAATACTACTCCAAGAGGTAACGAAACTTAtccataatcaaaatatcatagGATGTTCTCGAACGCTATACAAGGCAAACAAGAAGAAATGAAGCAATTTAACAGAAAATATGGAGTGTTCAAGGTGCTAAGAAGGGTTTCGGAGCACTGACGTTGACATCGGGGTTCTCGGATTGGCCGAGGTGGGAGACGTCGACGATGCGGAGGAGCGGCGGTGGAAGGCTTAAGGAGATCTCGATTGCTGGTGCACCGAAGACAGCGTTGCTCCTGGATCTCGATGAACTCTAGCTGTCACTGCAGGGGCATGAGGAGCCCGTATATGCCGTCCTCCTCGCCTTCGGGGAGGGACGGAGGAAGGAGGTAAGGGCTTTGCGTCCTCGGCCATGGCCGCCATAGCCGAAGCTTCGGTAGAGGCTACGAGTGTAAATAGAAGTAAATAAAAGGATTTCCCGCGTACGGGGCGCGGGGGAGATCAGCGAAGCGGACCCGGGTTGGCTCACCGAGTTAGCGACTCAGCTAGCTCGCTGAGCGGCCTCTGGTCGACAGATCGGCTGGCCCTCGTGCTTTCGTTGGGTTGAGCACATGGAGGGCACGTGAGTCGTCTTCTAGCGGTTTGCTTCTCCACTTCGAACTTGCATTGCAATATcgaaattggaaaaaaaaaaaccgaaaaaaaggaggaaaaacaAAAAACCAGAAAGCATCAAGCCATAAAATCCCAATATTCTCAATTTGTTTATTATCATGTAGTAAATTGATTTTTGTGTATTTATAATATTGCTTGTAGCTCGATTACTTTGGTTGTAGTTTTATGATAGCCAGGGTCAGTGTATACCTGCTTATACAATCCATGTTCatatatatcaaataataaataaaactagCTTCATGTGTGACAAATAATATATCAAAACCTTTGGATTCACCTCATAAGTAACATATCGTGCCCAAAAAAAAACTTACGATAACTACTCACACAATAATTAAACAAGAGAGATAACAAAGTCATAGATATCTGATTTGGTATGGAGCCACTCAAAGCCTTTGTGAACATAATGTTCTCTTTTAATATAAAATCCACTTAAAGAGAAGAGTTTCTTAACAAATTACTTGCAAAAAATCTATACACTACAAAAATTTTGGTGCCCGGTTTGGATTATGATATTTAAAGCACTACAATTCTTTAACATGTGTAGTAAATATCATCATCATCCCGAAACATGCGGGAGTTATTTGGGGAACCAAGATACATGGCCAATCATCAGGTCGCACCACTGCGGGTTCTTGAAAGAATACCAATGCTTGCCAGCTTCCACAAAGACCGAGTAGAACTTGGTGCAGTACTGTTTGGTTCGTCCGTAGACTTCCACATGGACCAACTGGAATTCGGAGCGGTGCTGTTTGGTTCTTCGGTAGTACTGTTTGAAACTTTAGAGGTACTTCCTGatgtcatatttga
Protein-coding sequences here:
- the LOC108952197 gene encoding uncharacterized protein LOC108952197, with translation MERGTSPGSGWAVVENNVLFWLPLQVAAEACVSGCSTVTSRSIWGFPSPSGFCRKGSTKSSSRRWKETFSPKLARFQVSTYWSASFLSELKSVFAGVMEGMLKPSEECPISNTRAVPP
- the LOC135606223 gene encoding uncharacterized protein LOC135606223, with translation MADWGPVVIAVVLFVLLSPGLLFQIPGKSGRVVEFGNFHTSGISILVHAIIYFALITIFLIAIGVHIYTG